From the Candidatus Binatia bacterium genome, one window contains:
- a CDS encoding RNA-binding protein, producing the protein MGRKLYVGNLPFDATDADLQTLFSRVGQCESAAVIVDRYTGRSRGFGFVEMSSAAEAADAIQQLNGASFMGRNITVAEAREQNKAASPRTGGRGGRGGGRRW; encoded by the coding sequence GGGTCGGAAGCTTTACGTTGGGAATTTGCCTTTCGATGCCACCGATGCGGATTTGCAAACCCTGTTCTCCCGAGTGGGTCAGTGCGAGTCGGCGGCAGTGATTGTCGATCGCTACACGGGGCGTTCCAGAGGGTTTGGATTTGTGGAGATGAGTTCAGCAGCGGAGGCGGCGGACGCCATTCAGCAACTGAACGGCGCTTCGTTCATGGGGCGCAACATCACCGTGGCTGAAGCGCGGGAACAGAATAAAGCAGCTTCGCCCCGGACGGGTGGGCGCGGTGGGCGAGGCGGTGGTCGGCGCTGGTAG